The sequence GGGCGTCTACACTAGTAAAATGTCCTTTTTTCCATGGTATCCCCAAAACTCGGGGACGCTCGAGCCCCAAGTCAACCAAAGAGACTACAGTTCACCGAAAAGTAAGAAAGTTTTTCGGCTTTGATATAATCCTGCTATAGCCTTCCTTGTGCGCTTATGTGTATAAGAAAGTGGCAGTCCAGAAAGTCATACTTTTGATTTCTGGATGACCTTTTCGTGTTTCAAAACCTTGATATATCAATATTCCTGATTATCATATTTTGGGTCCACTTTTCGTATACCCCATTTCCTATTAGCTAAAAAAAAGTGAAAAATAGTAGCACAAAAAAACGCAACGGTATTTCCGCATTAATAACCCACGTCCTATTTAGTTTAGTTGGATAATCGAATTACTGACAGCACAAAAAAATCCTACCTCCTATAAAACTTAGAAAGTAGGATTTTTTCCTTTTGCTATAACTGAGCACCCTTTGAACTTGCTTCGGCTGCTTTTTCTTCTTTCACTTTATTTTGTAATCGTTTCGTTTCCATGACAATAATTCCAGATAATCCAATAAGACCGATTAAGTTTGGAATCGCCATTAATCCATTTAGAATATCTGCTAAGGACCAGACGACATTAAGGGAAGCGGTAGCACCTATGAAAATAAAGAGAACAAATATCGTTCGGTAGATCCATATTGCTGTTGGGCTCTTAAATAAGTATTGGAAACATTTTTCTCCATAATAAGCCCAACCGAGAATCGTTGAAGTTGCGAAAAACAGCAAACCAAATGTAACGATATAAGGGCCAGCACCACCAATTAATGATTCAAACGCGGAAGATGTTAGAACCCCTGCCGCAATACTTTTATCTTGCCATAGACCAGACATAACAATGGTAATTCCAGTAATAAAACAAATGATTAATGTATCAAAAAGAACTTGAATCATCGAAACTAATGCCTGTCTAGCGGGCAAATCTGTTTTGGCTGCAGCGGCTGCGATTGGGGCAGAACCCATTCCTGCTTCATTGGAAAATAATCCTCGAGCAACTCCATATCGAATGACCGCACCAACTGTTCCACCTAAGGCTGCTTCACCAGAAAATGCATGTGAAAATATTGTAACAATCGCATCAGGAACTAAATGAAAGTTCACAATCATCACATATAAACCTGCAAAAATATAAAAGATTGCCATAAACGGTACGAAGAAAGAAGTGACACGACCAATCCATTTAATCCCACCAAGGATAACTGCACCAGCAAAGATTACTAGAGCGATTCCAGTTACCCATGTCGGGATTGTAAATGTACTTTTCATTAAGTCTGCTACGGCTTTTGCCTGCGTACCATTACCAATTCCGAATGCAGCAAGAGCACCGAAAACAGCAAATAACACACCTAACCATTTTTGTTTTAACCCGTGTTCTAAATAATACATTGGCCCCCCAGCCATATTTCCTTGGGAATCTTTAACACGGTACTTTACAGCTAAAACCGCTTCCCCATATTTTGTAGCCATTCCGAATAACCCTGCAAGCCACATCCATAAAACCGCACCAGGTCCCCCAAGTACAATTGCCGTTGCTACCCCAACAATATTACCTGTACCAATCGTTGCAGCTGATGCAGTTGTAAGAGCTTGGAAATGAGAAATATCCCCATCAGAAGTTTTGTCTTGGTTTCTTGAAAAGGCGAGTTTTAACGCATAAGGGAGTGAGCGAATTTGTAAAAAACCTAAACGAAAAGTTAAATAAATACCAGTTCCAACTAACAAAACAATTAAAGGCACTCCCCAAACAAAATTACTAATACTCCCTAAAAACTTTTCTATTTTCTCCATAGTAATCCCCTCCAATCGTTCTATAAATATCCATTCATGTTTTAAACGAAGCAATCATTCCCCCTTTCATGAATTGTTACTAACCCAAACCGAGAGTAGAATATTTTTATTATTCTTATAACTATAATAAATACGAAAACACATCTACTGTCAAGATATTTTTTATTTAAGAGACATTCTTCTTCTATTCTAACCTTGATAATGTTATACTTATTACTAATAATTTGTTTTGAAAAAGGTTATAGGGGTTTATTGTTTGATTTCATGTGAAGGGTTTGTGATTGGTTTTATATGTGCTCTTATTTTCGCTATTATCGCTTTAATAGTGACTGTTTGGGCAGGTAATATTGAGGACCAAATTTATAGTAAAAATACAAAAGCAAACCAGACTAGAATCCTATTAATTTCTGTAGGTGTCCTATTTATTGGATCTATTGCACTATGGGGTTACATATCTATCCGTACTTAAAAATTTTTATTGTGGTGGAAAGGCTTTATAATGAATATAAAAACCGAACGACCGAATAAAATTCTCACTTAGAGTCTCGGAATTGTTCGGTTTTTATCATTTCTACTGCTAAAATGAACTAGCAATGTCTGTTTTAACATTACTATTTTATTTCTTTCTCGGCCATTTTTACATTTTCCTAATTCAAAATTCACTTACTAAGATTCCCATTTTTCTTCACTCTTTTTTTAATCGAGCCCATCCGCGACTTCTTCCTTCATCCATTTCGCTGTCAATGTGTCGGCATGTAACAGTTTTTCTGGTGTGCCTTCGAATATAATTTGTCCTCCTTGTTTTCCGCCACCCGGACCGAGTTCGATTACCCAGTCACTGGCGGCGATAAAGTCTAGATTATGCTCGATAATAATCACTGAATTCCCCCTGTTTACAAGATTTTGAAAAACGTTTAAAAGGACACTATAATCTTCTGTGTGAAGTCCTAATGATGGTTCATCTAACAGGTAGATTTGCCCTTCTTTTTGTAAGTGGCTAGCTAGTTTCAAACGTTGAATTTCTCCACCACTCATGGAACTTGTCGTTTGCCCTAATGTTAAATACCCTAATCCAACGTCGTTTAATGTTTGAACTCTTTTTATAATTTTAGGCATATAGAAATAGTCCATCGCCTCGTCAATCGTTAAGTCTAATATTTCCACAATATTTTTCCCTTGATATCGATAGTGACGCGCTTCCTCTGAATATCTCGTACCACCACAAGCTTCACAAGGAACAGTCACTGGATCAGCAAATGCTACATCCGGTGTGATCACGCCTTTTCCATTACAGATTTGACATGCTCCTTTCGAGTTGAAACTAAATAACCCAGCAGGACGCCCTGTTTCTTTGGCAAATATTGAACGAATATCATCCATTATCCCCATGTAGGTTGCGAGTGTCGAACGGTTAGATATTCCGATACTACTTTGTCCGACCATTATCGTCTCCGGATACTTTTTTATGAATGCCTCAAACATAAGGGAGCTTTTACCTGAACCAGAAACGCCACATATAGAAACGAATACATGCTTTGGAATAGTTACTGTTACATTTTTTAAATTATTGTCACTTACTTCTTTTAACGAAAAGTAACTTTTTATTTCCCGCGGATTTTGATTTATTTTTAACTTGTGACCTAAAGCAATTGCAGTTGGCGTGTTTTTTAATGCTGCTAAGTTTCCTTGATAAACGACTTCTCCACCATTTACACCCGCTCCTGGACCCATTTCAATGATTTCGTCTGCAATTTTTATTACTGATTGGTTGTGTTCAATGATAATGACGGTATTATGTTGTGCTTTTATACTTTTAAGCATCGTGATTAGTAAACTCACTTCTTCTGGGTGGAGTCCTGCACTTGGTTCATCAAATATGTACGTCATATTGTTTAAACTGCTCCCTAATTGACGGGCAATTTTTACCCTTTGAGCTTCACCGCCAGATAGGGTACTCATTTTTCTTGAAAGACTTAAATATCCTACTCCTATATTAATTAACTGTTTTAATTGTGGGATTGCTTGTTTTGCAATAGATTCCCCTAAGGGATTGGTAATTTTTGTTAGTTCTTCCAGTAATTCTGTTAGCTCGAGTCGATCGTACTCTGCGATATTTAAGCCATTTATCCTACACTCTAGTACTGTCGGATTTAAGCCGGAACCTTGACATGTGGGACAGAAACGTCGCGTTGATACTGCTAAAACATCTTCTTCGGATACCTCTTTTAACTTTGAAACATCTCGATTAATATAGAGACGGGTGAACCTCGGTAATAGCCCATCCCATTCATGAGGTTGAGGACCGTTTTTAGTGTGAAATGGGGCATAAATCTTTTCACCTTTTGGAGGACCATAAAGTAACAGCTGTAATTTATCTTCTGGGTAGTCTTTTATAGGCAGATCTGGATCAAATAATCCACCCGTAATCATCCATCTCCCTTGCCACCCCGATGGAGAAAGTGGTTTAAATTTCACGGCATATTCTCGAAGTGTCTTATCAAAATCAATCAACTGATTAACATCTGGTGCAATGATCTCCCCAAAGCCACCACATTCTGGACATCTACCAAAAGAGCTTTGACTTGAAAAATCAGTAGCAGAACCGATTGAGGGAGTCCCTATTCTTGAAAACAAAAGTCTTATTAAAGGATGGATATCCATATAAGTCCCAACGGTTGAACGAGAACGATCGCTTATCTGTTTTTGTTCTACGACGATAACAGGGCTTAAGTTTTGCATGAGATCAGCGTGTGGCCTTTCATACCTTGGCATTTGATTTCTAACATAAAGAGGATAGTTCAAAGTCATTTGTCTTCTGCTTTCTGTTGCTAACGTATCAAAAACAACCGAACTCTTTCCTGAACCCGAAAGACCGGTAAATACGATAATTTTTTCTTTCGGTAAATTGAGATTTATATGTTTTAAATTGTTTTCTCTCAAACCTCTTAATATTATTTCATCTTTTACTTCAGACACTTTCCCACCCTCCTTCAAATCCGTTCGATTATTATTGATTTCATTGCCTATCATTTCTCACATTCAACTCATAATTAAGCAATTTGATTCTGTTATTAATATAAATGGCGGAATGAGTTAGTTTCTACACCAAATTCATGCCGCCAATGGACTATTTTAGCTAGATTTTTATTTATTAGGGAGTTCCATATTATTAAATCTAGTTATAATTTTTTTGAGAAAAATTAGATTTTAATTATTTGGGAAATCCTCACCATTATTTACTTCAAAGTGGTCAAGCAATGCACGCACTTCATCCGTAGACTTTGTGCTCATTAATTGATTTCGCAATTCACTCGCTCCTTTAAAGCTTTTCACATATATCTTAAAAAAGCGTTGAAGCGGTGTGAAACGACGAGGCTCTAGTTCTGTTGAATATTGGTCATGAAGATCTAGGTGTAATCGTAAAAGATCAAGCAATTCTTTACTACTATGTTCTTTCTGCTCTTTTTCAAATGCAAATGGATTTTTAAAAATACCGCGACCAATCATAACCCCATCAACCTCATATTGTTCGACAAGCTTCAAACCAGTTTGACGATCAGGAATATCGCCATTAATTGTTAAAAGTGTATTTGGTGCTACCTCATCGCGAAGTTTCTTAATTTCTGGAATTAACTCCCAGTGGGCATCGACTTTGCTCATTTCCTTCCTAGTCCGAAGATGAATAGAAAGATTGGCAATATCTTGTTTCAAAATATGTGTCAACCAATCTTGCCACTCATTTATGTCTGTGTAACCAAGCCTTGTTTTTACACTTACTGGTAGTCCCCCAGCTTTTGCAGCTTCTATAAGTTGTGCTGCTACTTCTGGACGACAAATCAGCCCAGCTCCCTTGCCATTCGCTGCCACATTCGGTACAGGACAGCCCATATTAATATCGATTCCTTTAAAACCTAACTTAGCCATACCGATACTCATTTCTCGGAACTTTTCAGGTTTATCTCCCCATATATGAGCGACAATGGGTTGTTCATCTTCTTTAAAAGTTAAACGCCCACGCACACTTTGTTTCCCCTCAGGATGACAATAACTTTCTGTATTTGTAAACTCTGTAAAAAATACATCTGGTCTTGCTGCTGCACTTACAACATGACGAAAAACAACATCCGTCACATCTTCCATTGGTGCAAGTATAAAAAATGGCCGTGGTAAATCAAGCCAAAAATTATTAGTCATTTTCAAACTCAAATCCTCTCATGCTGGTCATGGTGGGTAAAAATAACCCCTCGACCAAAAGTTAAAAAGCGAATAAGATTTTTCTTCTATTAACTTATATCATGTCTAACCATTTTTTTTCAACTTCAGGTAACTTTAGCTAACTTATAAAATTAGTTGATAAGCTGAAATTCTTAGGAACTAGGTATAAACAGGTTTATAGTATTGCTGTATTAAACGAAAATGTCGAGGATATTGGTGAAACATGCTTATAGATCTTCTCTATTAGCAGAAATTTAGCGGTTTTACAGGAAGACCGGCTTATAGGACTTCTCTATAAGCCTGAAATACTGAGAATTTCGCAAAAACGGGATCATAGAACATCTCTATGAACCCAAAATCTTGAGTTTTAAACGAAAATGGGATCATAGATTCTCTCTATGAACCCAAATTTCCTGAAATCTGCTAAAAATGGGCTTATAGAACCTTTCTATGAGCCTGAAATACTGAGAATTTCGCAAAAACGGGATCATAGAACCTTTCTATGAGCCCAAAATCATGAGTCTTTCACGAAAACGGGCTTATAGAACCGGCCTATCAACCCTAAATCATGAGTTTTTCTTGAAAACCTGCTCATAGAACTCCTCTATCAACCCTAAATCCGAGCAATCACGTGAAAATGGGATCATAGATTCTCCCTATGAACCCAAAATACTAAGTTTTACGCAAAAACCGGCTTATACAACCTTTATATAAACCTAAATTCCCCAAAATCTATGTAAAACCACCTTATAAAAAGGCACCTCCTTCATTGATAAATTCATCAAATTAGGAGGTGCCTATCTATTTGTAAGCACCGTCTTCACACGGACTTATTTTGAAAATCCCTTACAAAATCTTCTATTATTACATTAAGTGGATTAGATGGAAAACAATACCAACCACGAACAATCCAAGAATCATAACAATTGGAGAAACTTTTTTCTTAAGTAACCACATACAAAGAAGTGTAAGTAATAAGCCAGCTAAGCCAGGAATTAAACTATCCAAGTTATTTTGTAAAGTTGTCACTTTAACATCACTTAACGAAAGACCGGCTGCCTGCTGTTCTAACGCAGTTTTAATGCCTTGTGCTCCAGAAGGTAATTTATCCCATTCAATATATGCACCTTTGTCAAGGTGAACTTTGGAAACAACTGGTGTAAATTGTACAGAAACCCAACGGTTAACTAACGACCCGAGGATAAACATCCCCAGTATGGATGCTCCTTTTGTAATATCTTGGAGTAATCCGCCAGATAAGTCGTCAGTAATTTTGGACCCTGCTTTATAACCAAATTCTTGTGTATACCACATGAATGCCATACGAATAATATTCCAAAAAACGAAGTAAATAATTGGACCAAGGATGTTACCAGACATAGCAAGAGCAGCGGCTAATGCACCAAGAATCGGTTTTACTGTGAACCAGAAAACTGGGTCCCCGATACCTGCTAAAGGTCCCATCATACCAACTTTAACACCTTGAATGGCTACATCATCAACTGGTGCACCATTCGCACGTTCTTCTTCAAGTGCTAGAGTTACACCAATTATCGGTGAAGCAATATATGGATGAGTATTAAAGAACTCTAAATGACGTTTTAGTGCTGCTGCGCGATCTTCTTTTGTTTTATACAATTTTTTAATTGCTGGAATCATTGAAAACGCCCAACCACCATTTTGCATACGTTCATAGTTCCAAGAACCTTGAATGAAAGTTGAACGCCACCAAACGGAAATACGATCTTTTTTTGATAATTTCACTTCTTGTGCCATCTTTATTCCGCCTCCCTCTTAGTAATTATCGATAATATCGCCTATTGGATCACCAGTATTGTTTCCGCCATTACCTGAACCGCCTTGCTTAGAAAGCGCTAGATAGATAAGTGCAAGAGCGACACCGATAGCACCAAGTCCGATAAGTGTGATTTCTGAAACAGTCGCTAATACGAAACCAATTGCGAAGAATGGCCATACTTCTTTTGTAGCCATCATGTTAATAACCATCGCATAACCAACAGCTACAACCATTCCCCCACCGATTGCTAAACCGCTTGTTAACCAAGTAGGCATAGCTTCAAGTAAACTTCTAACAGGGCCTGCACCAATAGCTAAAATTAATGCAGCTGGGATTGCAATACGTAAACCTTGCATACAGATAGCAATAATGTGCCATAATTCAACTTTTCGAATATTACCTTGTTCTGCTGCTGCATCCATAAAGTGTACGAATGCTGTTGCAATTGTACGAACAATAATTGTTAATAATAGACCTGCAACTGCTAAAGGTACAGCAATCGCAATAGCAGAGGCTATACCAGCTTCACCTTGTCCACTTAAAACTAAAATGATTGCAGATGCAACTGATGCTAACGCAGCATCCGGTGCCACGGCAGCTCCAATATTCGCCCAACCTAGAGCGATCATTTGAAGAGTACCACCTAAAATAAGACAAGGTATTAGGTTACCTGTTACTAAACCAACTAACGTACAAGCAATGATTGGTTGGTGGAAGTGGAATTCATCCAAAATCCCTTCCATACCAGCTAAAAATGCTACGATACAGACTAATATTATTTGAATAATATTTAAATCCATAATTATATATCCTCCCTTTTTTCCCGGTAATTAGGATTTTTTTTGTTTATTTAACTCTTCTTGAGCCCTTTTCATGATTTCGTCCATGTCGCCTTTTGCATCGTTTGGAACTTTACGGACATCAAAATTCAATCCTAGTTTTTTCAACTCAGCAAAAGCATCGATATCATCTTGGTTAAAAGCTAACACCTTATTCGGTTGGACTTTTCCAGGTGAATGTGCCATCGAACCAACGTTGATTGTTTTCAATGGAACGCCACCTTCAACCGCTCTAAGCGCATCTTGTGGATTTTCGAACAGAAGCAAGGCACGCTGACCACCGAAATGTTTATCGTCTTTTGCAAGTTCAATCATTTTACTTACAGGAACAACGTGTGCCTTCACACCAGGAGGCGCAGCTTGTTGAATCAATTTTTTACGAAGATCATCTTTAGCTACTACATCTGATACAACGATAATTCGTGTAGGTTGTGTCGCTTTTGTCCAAGCAGTCGCTACTTGTCCGTGAAGTAAACGGGAATCAATACGTGCTAATACGTATTCAAACTTACCTGGTGCACCTACATTTGATGGTTTATTAGTAGCTGATGTAGGAGCAGACGTTTTGGGCTCTAATTCTTCAGGCTTTACTTTCACCCCTTCTTTAGCTGTAGCCAAAATATGTGCGGCAATTTCATGAGCTGTGTTCATTGAAAAACGTGATGCATAAGCTTCGATTAACATTGGTAAGTTCATACCAGAAACAATTGCCCATTTGTCACTATGTTCTTCAATCAAACTGTTAGCTTGGTTAAAAGGTGTTCCGCCCCAAAGATCGACTAAGAATAATACTTCATCTTGGTTATCGAAAGACGCGATTGCTTCTTTCATTTTTGCCTTTACATCATCAGGTCCTTCGCTCGGCATCAATGTAACAGCTTTTACATTTTCTTGTTCTCCAAAGATCATCGACCCAGATTGCAAGATACCATTAGCAAATTCTCCATGACTAGCAATGATAATTCCTACCATCTTTTTACCTCCCTATTAGTAATATAGTTAAAGTTTAAGTAAATCGAAAAATCTACTAAACTGCTTTTTCAGCTCAATTAAAGCGGATACAGTTAGAAAAAAAGCAAATAAAAAAGGCATAAGTAAAAAGCAGATTAAATGAAGATAACGGGTTAGAGATACCCTTGTTCTCCACTTCAATCAATACTTTTCACTCATGCCTGATCGAATCAGTAACACGTAAAAAATAATTGCAATATTTATTTGAAAACGCTGTAATTAAATATAAAGTAAAGTTTCTGTATCACTTTAACGAACTCACATGATAATTATAGCACGATATTTTTCTTTTACAAGAGGAAATTTCACTTTTCTTTCTGTATCTTTGAAAACGTTATCGAAACTATAGTAAAGAAGTAAGTTTCATCTTCATAACCTCTCTATCAAACAGTCTTGTACCCTTTCTACTATTAAACGCATTATTACCATCAATGGAATCATCGTTTAGATAAAGAAAACTCGGGCGTCCAAGCCTTTAGGAAAAGGCAGAGCCGTAGTTTTAGCTTATGCGTATAGGAGTGTAGAAGTTGGAAAATTTATACTTTCCTATTAGCCCAAAAAAGACAAGTTCATTCCAACTTGTCTATAGAAAACACGATTATGTCTAGCTGTTCCCAAAATCTCGGGACAAGTTCATCCAAACCTATGACTTTTTAAATTTACTTTTAAATCCTCGTTTAATCACATCAGTGAAGCTTAATGATTGAACCATATGACTTGGATCAACATATTCGCGAATGGCGCGCAAAACTCTCTTTGGATCTTTAGAGGAAAATGTATACGTTCCATTTCGCTTCGTTTGGATAGCGTATCGTGGAATCCATTTCCCCTTAAACATGATTGAAGCAATTACATAATCAACTTCTTCCCAAGGTATTTGGACAAACTTACGAACATCACGATCATTAAAAAATTCAAATCCTTTATCACCAATCATAATTTTACCATAATCTGAAATTCCCATATGTGAGGTTGCATCAATAACTAAATCAACTTTTGTATTGATTGATTGGACCATTTAAATTACTCCATTTCCATCTATTTATTATTTATTGTGCTCGTTACATCACATTATAACAGGTAAAGTTATAATATACATAAATCGCCGTTTACTTTAAATGTTTAACTCCTGTTTCTAAAATTTCCATTTGCAGAAGTGTTTGTTCGTCCGTAATCGTTTTGTCTTTACCATTTATAATTGCATCATATAAATCATCATAAACCCTTCCATAATCACCATTGACAGATTTCACTTTTTCTTCGTGAATGGTACCTTCTTCATCAATATATGTTAGCACGCCAAAATGCTGGAGTTTATCTACTCCAAAGTCTTTATTTTCAGGCATGTAAAACATTTTTAAATGTTCTTCCTGACGATCTTTCGTTTCTTTTACAAAGCAACCCTTTTTTCCATAAACAACAAAGCTCGGTCTTTCTTTTATTTTAAAATAACTCGATTTCACAGACACTTTTAATTGCCCATAATATAAGTCTAAATCAAAGTAATCATTCATTCTACCTGTTCCTAATAATTGCCTTACATCATAATGTATATGGTCTGGTTTACCAAAGTAGCTAATCACTTGATCAATTGTGTGACAAGCATGTGAATATAAAAATGACTCAAGAGGATTAAAAGAATGAACAGATTCTGGTACTTCCGGGCGATAATAATCAAAATGCATTTCTAACTCTATTAAATCCCCTAGCTTACCTTCTTCGATCACTTTTTGAACGGTTAAAAAGTCACTATCAAAACGTCTATTTTGATAAGCCTGAACAATTAATCCTTTTTCTTTTGCCAGTGTAAATATTTCTCTTGCCTGTTCTGATGTTTCCATAAAAGGCTTCTCAACTAAACAGTGCTTATTATGTTCTAATACTAATTTTGCATATTCATAATGACTGTCTTGTCTAGTACAAACGACAATGAGTTGAATGTCTTTGTCATTTAATAACATATCTAAGTCAGACGTATAATTTACCCCTGGGATGCGGTCCCAACTTTCATTCTTTGGGTTTCTTTGATAAATTGTTTTTACTTTTATATTATCTCTTTGTCGTACGAACGGAAGATGATATCGATTTGTACTTTTTCCATTTCCAATATAACCAATTGTAAGCATAGTAACCCCCTGAAATATTCTTTTTATTTTCCTGTAAATTTTCCAACCTAGTTTTCTTGAATGAATTTCTAAGAAAACTCCAATTAAGCTGCCTTTTATACGTATATTCGTGCCCACTTTCATTATATCGAGGGCTTGGCAACGTTTCAATTCCCAACTTTTACCATAACATAACTGATCAACTTTTTCACACAGTTCCTCTCTCAATTAAGTTAACTGAGATTTCTTTATTGGATATTTTATCATCAATCGCTTGAAGAAAGAGGTTTTCCCCCATTTTTGTAAGTGGAATTTCAATTGTCGTAATGTTCATCATTTTAGCAATCGGTTCATTATTAAAGCTAATAATTGCAAGATTGTCTGGAATGGAGATTCCTTCTTTTTGACAACTGATGACAATTCCAGCTGCAACTTGGTCACTTGTTACTAACAAAGCCGTTGGTGGGTTCTTCAACTTTTTTATATGTTGGAATGCTCTGTCTCCATCTTCAAAATACAAACATCGATTAATAATATATTCTGGGTCGAATGGCAAATGATGTTTCTTATGAAAGTCTATATAGGCAAGTTCTCGCATTCGACTATTTGTCCCCGATTTCCGTCCGATACAATAGCCTATTTTTCTATGGCCTTTTTCGTATAAGTATTCTAAAGCTTGCTGAAAAACTTTATAATGGTCGACAAAAGTTGTTGAAAATTGACTTCCAGCTAAATCTTCACATAAAACAATCGGACCAAATTGTAGATGTTTTTTAATAATGGATATATCACTTATTCGTGAGCAAATAACGAGTGCATCAATTTGCTTTTGTTTTAACATTTGAAGAGCTTCAATTTCTCTATCTACCCGATATTCGGTTTGGAATAAGACCAAATTATAGTTATATATTTTCGCTTGAATTGTTATTCCTTTCAACACTAAGGAAAAATATGGGGTATCGAAATACGGTAGAACTACGCCGATCAAATTTGTCCTTCCTTTACTCAAATGGACGGCATTTATGTTTTTTTGATAATTTGTTTTTCGAATTACATCCATGACTGCTTTTCGTTTTTCCTCGCTAACATACGGGTAATTATTTAACACTCGGGATACTGTTGTGACAGATACTCCAGCCATTTGCGCCAAGTCTCTTATGTTCGTCATGTATTCATTCACCTAATTTGGATAAACTTTTCTTCTTAACCTTAGTTTATTCTATGAAATGGCTTTCATGTCAATCCTTTACCAATATTCTCGCTTTTTATTACTTTTTTCTTGCTCTGAAACGGGTTTCATGAAATACACTTTAACCATAGAGGGTGATGGGCCCTCCAGCATAGGTTGATTTAAGACCGGCGTGATGGTTTTCCCAGCGTAACGGTAAATTTCAACGAGTAAGCTACTTTTTTATGAAACGAAAAGGGGTTTCCAGAAAGTCCTTTGTTGACTTCTAGATACCCCTTTTCATATTTCGAATCATGGATACAACAAATTTCTTGTTTACACTTTTTGAACAGTCCCGCTCCATATTCATTCCTTGAAATAGACAATCTGAGTCGTTGTTGCAAGCAATTGACCTTCTCGTGTCCATACTTCAGCTGTTTGATCATAAAAACCATTATAAAACTTTAACGCTCGAGAATAGCCTACTACTTCGTGATCACCATGTTTTCGAAGCTCCTCTGAGTCAACATGGAAATAAATTGTTAGCGAAACTGTTCCAATAGGCACGGTATATTTACGCCTTAAGAAAATCCTTGGTGTAAATACATCACAAAGCGCTGTTAACGATAGAAAATCAATGGGTCTTCGCGGTTCATCCCGCATCAAAGTTATGTTTTCGGAATTCGCTTCTTCTGCCTCTGTTTGTAACAAGTAT comes from Bacillus andreraoultii and encodes:
- a CDS encoding alanine/glycine:cation symporter family protein, whose translation is MEKIEKFLGSISNFVWGVPLIVLLVGTGIYLTFRLGFLQIRSLPYALKLAFSRNQDKTSDGDISHFQALTTASAATIGTGNIVGVATAIVLGGPGAVLWMWLAGLFGMATKYGEAVLAVKYRVKDSQGNMAGGPMYYLEHGLKQKWLGVLFAVFGALAAFGIGNGTQAKAVADLMKSTFTIPTWVTGIALVIFAGAVILGGIKWIGRVTSFFVPFMAIFYIFAGLYVMIVNFHLVPDAIVTIFSHAFSGEAALGGTVGAVIRYGVARGLFSNEAGMGSAPIAAAAAKTDLPARQALVSMIQVLFDTLIICFITGITIVMSGLWQDKSIAAGVLTSSAFESLIGGAGPYIVTFGLLFFATSTILGWAYYGEKCFQYLFKSPTAIWIYRTIFVLFIFIGATASLNVVWSLADILNGLMAIPNLIGLIGLSGIIVMETKRLQNKVKEEKAAEASSKGAQL
- a CDS encoding ATP-binding cassette domain-containing protein, with product MSEVKDEIILRGLRENNLKHINLNLPKEKIIVFTGLSGSGKSSVVFDTLATESRRQMTLNYPLYVRNQMPRYERPHADLMQNLSPVIVVEQKQISDRSRSTVGTYMDIHPLIRLLFSRIGTPSIGSATDFSSQSSFGRCPECGGFGEIIAPDVNQLIDFDKTLREYAVKFKPLSPSGWQGRWMITGGLFDPDLPIKDYPEDKLQLLLYGPPKGEKIYAPFHTKNGPQPHEWDGLLPRFTRLYINRDVSKLKEVSEEDVLAVSTRRFCPTCQGSGLNPTVLECRINGLNIAEYDRLELTELLEELTKITNPLGESIAKQAIPQLKQLINIGVGYLSLSRKMSTLSGGEAQRVKIARQLGSSLNNMTYIFDEPSAGLHPEEVSLLITMLKSIKAQHNTVIIIEHNQSVIKIADEIIEMGPGAGVNGGEVVYQGNLAALKNTPTAIALGHKLKINQNPREIKSYFSLKEVSDNNLKNVTVTIPKHVFVSICGVSGSGKSSLMFEAFIKKYPETIMVGQSSIGISNRSTLATYMGIMDDIRSIFAKETGRPAGLFSFNSKGACQICNGKGVITPDVAFADPVTVPCEACGGTRYSEEARHYRYQGKNIVEILDLTIDEAMDYFYMPKIIKRVQTLNDVGLGYLTLGQTTSSMSGGEIQRLKLASHLQKEGQIYLLDEPSLGLHTEDYSVLLNVFQNLVNRGNSVIIIEHNLDFIAASDWVIELGPGGGKQGGQIIFEGTPEKLLHADTLTAKWMKEEVADGLD
- a CDS encoding tRNA dihydrouridine synthase, whose product is MTNNFWLDLPRPFFILAPMEDVTDVVFRHVVSAAARPDVFFTEFTNTESYCHPEGKQSVRGRLTFKEDEQPIVAHIWGDKPEKFREMSIGMAKLGFKGIDINMGCPVPNVAANGKGAGLICRPEVAAQLIEAAKAGGLPVSVKTRLGYTDINEWQDWLTHILKQDIANLSIHLRTRKEMSKVDAHWELIPEIKKLRDEVAPNTLLTINGDIPDRQTGLKLVEQYEVDGVMIGRGIFKNPFAFEKEQKEHSSKELLDLLRLHLDLHDQYSTELEPRRFTPLQRFFKIYVKSFKGASELRNQLMSTKSTDEVRALLDHFEVNNGEDFPNN
- a CDS encoding PTS system mannose/fructose/sorbose family transporter subunit IID, encoding MAQEVKLSKKDRISVWWRSTFIQGSWNYERMQNGGWAFSMIPAIKKLYKTKEDRAAALKRHLEFFNTHPYIASPIIGVTLALEEERANGAPVDDVAIQGVKVGMMGPLAGIGDPVFWFTVKPILGALAAALAMSGNILGPIIYFVFWNIIRMAFMWYTQEFGYKAGSKITDDLSGGLLQDITKGASILGMFILGSLVNRWVSVQFTPVVSKVHLDKGAYIEWDKLPSGAQGIKTALEQQAAGLSLSDVKVTTLQNNLDSLIPGLAGLLLTLLCMWLLKKKVSPIVMILGLFVVGIVFHLIHLM
- a CDS encoding PTS mannose/fructose/sorbose transporter subunit IIC, producing MDLNIIQIILVCIVAFLAGMEGILDEFHFHQPIIACTLVGLVTGNLIPCLILGGTLQMIALGWANIGAAVAPDAALASVASAIILVLSGQGEAGIASAIAIAVPLAVAGLLLTIIVRTIATAFVHFMDAAAEQGNIRKVELWHIIAICMQGLRIAIPAALILAIGAGPVRSLLEAMPTWLTSGLAIGGGMVVAVGYAMVINMMATKEVWPFFAIGFVLATVSEITLIGLGAIGVALALIYLALSKQGGSGNGGNNTGDPIGDIIDNY